Proteins from a single region of Chryseobacterium sp. W4I1:
- a CDS encoding LUD domain-containing protein yields the protein MNLFKRIVSKLTNQPEEEEKQSLEKLGDSLKNADLDYKFAQLFTHSGGFFNYCADEAEALQTLNQIVKIEGIGNLFCWDKELQSFLNVVKVPYTSEMENSNDAAFITCEYLIAYDGRIMLSHNNILHYHSSRLPGKIIIMANVSQIVNNLNDAMGKIKRNGNIKNLTSISGGQSSLDSSSHTNTKLFLLLLED from the coding sequence TTGAATTTATTCAAGAGGATTGTAAGCAAACTTACCAACCAGCCTGAGGAAGAGGAAAAGCAGAGTCTGGAGAAGCTCGGGGATTCGCTGAAAAATGCGGATCTTGACTATAAGTTTGCCCAATTATTTACGCATTCGGGAGGATTTTTTAATTATTGTGCAGATGAAGCGGAGGCTCTACAGACTTTGAACCAAATTGTCAAGATAGAAGGCATTGGAAATCTTTTCTGCTGGGACAAAGAGCTTCAGAGCTTTTTAAATGTAGTAAAGGTACCTTATACTTCAGAAATGGAGAATTCCAATGACGCTGCCTTTATCACCTGCGAGTATCTTATTGCCTATGACGGAAGAATAATGCTTTCTCATAACAATATCCTGCATTACCATTCTTCAAGACTTCCCGGTAAGATTATTATTATGGCCAATGTTTCACAGATTGTAAACAACCTTAATGATGCGATGGGAAAAATAAAAAGAAACGGTAATATCAAAAACCTTACTTCCATCAGTGGAGGGCAGTCAAGTTTAGATTCCTCTTCCCATACCAATACAAAACTGTTTTTATTGCTGCTTGAAGATTAA
- a CDS encoding phosphatidate cytidylyltransferase — protein sequence MDKNLIQRTISGLVYVAVIILCTTPLGAQLINKMHPGLIRQEYLYHGLMTLLLLVGSWECVKIMKFGKGYEKWIVLPLVIFIYYVFSKRYFHHDFFFDFRLNEILALSLVAIAVVTLFKYPNELYYDSGKLIFTVIYVALPFSFALGLPKFSSYDGTFSLEVLFLFILIWSSDTFAYLTGKFFGKHKMAPKISPKKTWEGYAGGVVLTLVLSYFIEHYQPELRGNWMVVGFLVAAFAPLGDLVESQLKRNFGVKDSGNIIPGHGGVLDRLDSFLICVPVVYLYFILEKFI from the coding sequence TTGGACAAAAACCTTATTCAAAGAACCATTTCCGGACTTGTTTATGTGGCCGTTATCATTCTTTGCACAACACCGCTGGGTGCCCAGCTGATCAACAAAATGCATCCGGGTCTTATCAGACAGGAATATCTGTATCACGGGCTCATGACCCTTCTTCTTCTTGTAGGGAGCTGGGAATGTGTCAAGATCATGAAGTTTGGGAAAGGATATGAAAAATGGATTGTGCTTCCGTTGGTTATCTTTATTTATTATGTATTTTCCAAACGATATTTCCACCACGATTTCTTTTTCGATTTCAGGCTGAATGAGATACTTGCTCTTTCCCTGGTCGCTATTGCAGTGGTTACCCTGTTCAAATATCCCAATGAATTATATTACGACAGCGGAAAGCTGATCTTTACAGTGATCTATGTAGCACTGCCTTTCAGCTTTGCCTTGGGATTGCCTAAATTTTCCAGCTATGACGGTACGTTTTCACTGGAAGTACTGTTTCTGTTCATTCTTATCTGGAGCAGTGATACCTTTGCTTACCTTACCGGAAAATTTTTCGGAAAGCATAAAATGGCCCCTAAAATCTCTCCAAAGAAAACGTGGGAAGGATATGCCGGGGGAGTGGTATTAACCTTGGTTTTATCGTACTTTATAGAACACTACCAGCCGGAACTTCGTGGAAACTGGATGGTCGTAGGATTTCTGGTGGCAGCATTTGCTCCGTTAGGCGATCTTGTAGAAAGCCAGCTTAAAAGAAACTTTGGGGTGAAAGACAGCGGAAACATCATTCCGGGGCATGGAGGAGTGCTGGACAGGCTGGACAGTTTTTTAATTTGCGTTCCTGTCGTATATTTGTACTTTATTTTAGAAAAATTTATTTAA